The Tardiphaga alba genome includes a window with the following:
- a CDS encoding Lrp/AsnC family transcriptional regulator, translating to MQTLDAIDRKILAALQIDSRLTMQELAEKVGLSISPCHRRVKLLEQRGVISGYMALVDQKAVGLPVSVFISIKLVRQKEEDLNRFAKAISKWEEVLECYLMTGNRDYLLRVVAADLASYEAFLKNKLTRLDGIASIESSFALSQVKYSIALPV from the coding sequence ATGCAGACCCTGGATGCCATCGACCGCAAGATTCTGGCCGCGCTGCAGATCGACAGCCGCCTCACCATGCAGGAGCTGGCGGAAAAAGTGGGACTGTCGATCTCGCCGTGCCACCGCCGGGTGAAGCTGCTCGAGCAGCGTGGCGTGATTTCAGGCTATATGGCGCTGGTGGATCAGAAGGCCGTCGGCCTTCCCGTCAGCGTCTTCATCTCGATCAAGCTGGTGCGGCAGAAGGAGGAAGACCTCAACCGTTTTGCCAAGGCGATCTCGAAATGGGAAGAGGTGCTGGAATGCTATCTGATGACCGGCAATCGCGACTATCTGCTGCGCGTCGTCGCCGCCGATCTCGCTTCCTATGAGGCCTTCCTGAAGAACAAGCTGACCCGCCTCGACGGCATCGCATCCATCGAGTCGAGCTTTGCGCTCAGCCAGGTGAAGTACTCAATCGCATTGCCGGTGTAA
- a CDS encoding bifunctional diguanylate cyclase/phosphodiesterase, whose translation MLRVWNCIETQHDWRQILLAAAVCFLTSLAAVNLFTRARTASPDTRLAWLVTAGVVTGFGTWATHFIAMLAYTPGFDLHYDLIITACSLVAAAVMTTAGFAIALFRRSRQNALMGGAVIGLGIACMHYMGMASLRIPAIIEWLPDLVTASIIGGMVLGAFAILVAQAADRPAKLLGAALLLTLAICVHHFVAMGAINLTYKAAIDGNESLLSPIELSLAIAAFTVTVVIAGLVVAVSDQRSRRSMSRRNLQLDAALNNMGQGLCMYDAQGRLELWNDSYVRMYRIPSEKMTIGATMDEVVALRAEAGMLFVDQERYDAQLKAAVAERRPSSQTADLPDGRSVNVRYRPMDNGGWVVTHADITERKLTEARMVHLARHDPITDLPNRVAFNEYLTRVFSEASAGNGSFAVVRIDIDRFREINDVFGQATGDAVLAELAKRLSIASNGAFLARPSGDVFSIVTHLGAEPQTVDDLCARLSAVLDNMLQIERQSIRVRCSIGISVYPQDGNDIESLIAHADLALDRAKQEERGTIRFFEAAMDHQIREKRMLQRDLVVAIENRQFELYYQPQAAADGTIVAFEVLLRWRHPERNIISPAVFIPLAEETGLISAIDEWVVREACREAATWANKLSIAINLSPVDFRRGDVPRMLADVLAETRLEPERVEIEITEGVLIDDFAGAIAILRDIKALGVRVAMDDFGTGYSSLSYLQAFPFDKIKIDQTFVMKLETNPQSAAIVHAIIGLGRSLKLPVIAEGVETMAQQAFLASEGCAELQGFLIGRPYPIAHYRNIVTKGAGGAIAVKRAS comes from the coding sequence ATGCTGAGAGTTTGGAATTGCATCGAGACGCAGCATGACTGGCGGCAGATTCTGCTGGCGGCGGCGGTGTGCTTTCTCACCAGCCTCGCAGCAGTCAATCTGTTCACGCGTGCACGCACTGCGTCGCCCGATACACGTCTTGCATGGTTAGTCACCGCAGGCGTCGTCACCGGATTCGGCACGTGGGCGACGCATTTCATCGCGATGCTCGCTTACACACCGGGCTTCGATCTCCATTATGATCTGATCATCACCGCATGTTCGCTTGTCGCTGCGGCCGTGATGACGACGGCTGGATTTGCTATCGCGCTGTTTCGCCGGAGCCGGCAGAATGCGCTGATGGGTGGCGCGGTGATCGGGCTCGGGATCGCCTGCATGCATTATATGGGGATGGCATCGCTGCGCATTCCCGCCATCATCGAATGGCTGCCCGATCTCGTCACTGCCTCGATCATCGGCGGTATGGTGCTCGGTGCGTTCGCGATCCTGGTCGCGCAGGCCGCCGACAGGCCAGCCAAACTGCTCGGTGCCGCGCTGCTTCTGACGCTGGCGATCTGCGTGCATCACTTCGTCGCCATGGGCGCGATCAACCTCACTTACAAGGCGGCGATCGACGGTAATGAAAGCCTGCTGTCACCGATTGAACTGTCGCTGGCGATCGCGGCCTTCACCGTCACCGTGGTGATCGCAGGCCTCGTCGTCGCCGTATCGGACCAGCGCAGCCGCCGCAGCATGTCACGGCGCAACCTGCAGCTCGATGCCGCGCTCAACAATATGGGGCAGGGACTGTGCATGTATGACGCGCAGGGCCGGCTCGAACTCTGGAATGACAGCTATGTCCGCATGTATCGGATCCCGTCGGAGAAGATGACGATCGGTGCGACCATGGATGAGGTGGTCGCATTGCGCGCCGAGGCCGGCATGTTGTTCGTCGATCAGGAGCGCTACGATGCGCAGCTGAAAGCGGCCGTCGCCGAGCGCCGCCCGTCGAGCCAGACCGCCGACCTGCCTGACGGCCGCAGTGTCAATGTGCGCTATCGGCCGATGGATAATGGCGGCTGGGTCGTGACCCATGCCGACATCACCGAGCGCAAGCTCACCGAAGCCCGCATGGTGCATCTGGCGCGCCATGACCCGATCACCGATCTGCCGAACCGCGTGGCGTTCAACGAATATCTCACGCGCGTGTTTAGCGAGGCATCGGCGGGCAATGGCAGTTTCGCGGTGGTGCGGATCGATATCGACCGCTTCCGCGAGATCAATGACGTGTTTGGGCAGGCCACCGGCGATGCCGTGCTGGCCGAGCTCGCCAAGCGCCTGTCCATCGCCAGCAATGGCGCCTTTTTGGCGCGGCCGAGCGGCGACGTGTTTTCCATCGTGACGCATCTCGGCGCCGAGCCACAGACCGTAGATGATCTGTGCGCACGGTTATCGGCGGTGCTCGACAACATGCTGCAGATCGAGCGCCAAAGTATCCGCGTCCGCTGCAGCATCGGCATTTCCGTTTATCCGCAGGACGGCAACGATATCGAGAGCCTGATCGCTCATGCCGATCTCGCGCTGGATCGCGCCAAGCAGGAAGAGCGCGGCACCATCCGCTTCTTCGAGGCGGCGATGGATCACCAGATCCGCGAGAAGCGCATGTTGCAGCGTGATCTCGTGGTGGCCATCGAGAACAGGCAATTCGAGTTGTATTATCAGCCGCAGGCGGCTGCGGATGGCACGATCGTCGCCTTCGAGGTGCTGCTGCGCTGGCGTCACCCGGAGCGCAATATCATCTCGCCGGCGGTGTTCATTCCGCTGGCCGAGGAAACCGGCCTGATCAGCGCCATCGACGAATGGGTGGTGCGCGAGGCGTGCCGCGAGGCGGCGACCTGGGCGAACAAGCTGTCCATCGCCATCAATCTGTCGCCGGTGGATTTTAGGCGCGGCGATGTTCCCCGCATGCTGGCCGATGTGCTCGCAGAGACCCGGCTAGAGCCGGAACGCGTCGAGATCGAGATCACCGAGGGTGTACTGATCGATGATTTCGCCGGCGCCATCGCGATCCTGCGCGACATCAAGGCGCTCGGTGTCCGCGTGGCCATGGATGATTTCGGCACCGGCTATTCGAGCCTCAGCTATCTGCAGGCCTTCCCGTTCGACAAGATCAAGATCGACCAGACCTTTGTGATGAAGCTGGAAACCAACCCGCAATCCGCAGCGATCGTGCATGCCATCATCGGTCTCGGACGCTCACTGAAACTGCCTGTCATCGCCGAGGGCGTGGAGACCATGGCGCAGCAGGCCTTCCTCGCCAGCGAGGGCTGCGCGGAGCTGCAGGGCTTCCTGATCGGGCGGCCATACCCGATCGCGCATTATCGCAACATCGTCACCAAGGGAGCGGGTGGCGCGATCGCGGTGAAGCGGGCAAGTTAA
- a CDS encoding DMT family transporter, translated as MTTHVPPPKVSARVPSAQTSRHSDKPLFGLLLIICSTAFLASSDVMAKYLARGGMPPVEIAWIRFTVFVLIMVPMVLVPSGGKALHSSRPLLQVFRGLGLLGSSIFFIVGLSFLPIAEATATGFISPLFVTGLSVIFLGEKVGLRRWSATLVGLIGVLIIVRPGTSAFQPAAIFPIVSALCWACALVLTRKISGADRPITTMAYAAVVGFLVLSVFVPFYWTTPTPTQLAIGIAIGVSSTVGHWIVVLAFRYADASVLAPFSYVQLMWVTLLGFFVFSEIPDAWTFTGAAIIIASGVYTAHRERVRRAKIAVPAEPYPTS; from the coding sequence GTGACAACCCACGTTCCGCCGCCGAAGGTCAGTGCGCGTGTGCCATCCGCGCAGACATCGCGCCATTCCGACAAGCCTCTGTTCGGCCTCTTGCTGATCATCTGCTCGACGGCTTTTCTCGCGTCGTCCGACGTCATGGCGAAATATCTGGCGCGCGGCGGCATGCCGCCGGTGGAGATCGCCTGGATCCGCTTCACCGTCTTCGTGCTGATCATGGTGCCGATGGTGCTGGTGCCGTCGGGCGGTAAGGCGCTGCACTCCAGCCGGCCGCTGCTGCAGGTTTTCCGCGGCCTCGGGCTGCTCGGCTCGTCGATCTTCTTCATCGTCGGCCTCAGCTTTTTGCCGATCGCCGAAGCGACGGCGACGGGTTTCATCTCTCCGCTGTTCGTCACCGGCCTGTCGGTGATCTTTCTCGGCGAGAAGGTCGGCTTGCGGCGCTGGAGTGCGACGCTCGTCGGGCTGATCGGCGTGTTGATCATCGTGCGGCCGGGCACGTCGGCATTTCAGCCGGCGGCGATCTTTCCGATCGTGTCGGCGCTCTGCTGGGCCTGCGCGCTCGTGCTGACACGCAAGATCAGCGGCGCGGATCGTCCCATCACCACGATGGCCTATGCCGCGGTGGTTGGCTTTCTCGTGCTCAGTGTGTTCGTGCCGTTCTACTGGACGACGCCGACACCGACGCAACTGGCGATCGGCATCGCCATCGGTGTGTCCTCCACCGTCGGCCACTGGATCGTGGTGCTCGCCTTCCGCTATGCCGACGCATCGGTGCTGGCACCTTTCTCCTATGTGCAATTGATGTGGGTGACGCTGCTCGGCTTCTTCGTGTTTTCCGAAATTCCGGATGCATGGACATTCACGGGCGCTGCGATCATCATCGCGTCAGGCGTTTACACGGCGCATCGCGAGCGGGTGCGTCGCGCGAAAATTGCGGTTCCGGCAGAGCCCTATCCAACTTCGTGA
- a CDS encoding aldo/keto reductase, with protein sequence MRLHPFGASGHDVSAIGQGTWYIDNGDRTAAVKALQAGLDAGMSHIDTAEMYGEAEPVVAEAIAGRRDEVFLVSKVLPSNASRKGTIIACERSLKRLNTDRLDCYLLHWRGQVPLSETVAAFEELKAAGKIASWGVSNFDADDLNELSRVAGKGAIACNQVLYHLQERAIEHRVIPWCERHGVAVVAYSPFGHNDFPSARSPGGVLLARIAASHGASPRQVALAFLTRRPAIFAIPKGSSAAHAADNAAAGDLVLSEAEMGEIDKAFPRGREPSSLPML encoded by the coding sequence ATGAGGCTACATCCATTCGGAGCCAGTGGGCACGACGTATCCGCGATCGGGCAGGGCACCTGGTATATCGATAACGGCGACCGCACCGCCGCCGTGAAGGCCCTGCAGGCCGGGCTCGATGCCGGCATGAGCCATATCGACACCGCGGAAATGTATGGCGAGGCCGAGCCGGTGGTTGCCGAAGCCATCGCCGGCCGCCGCGACGAGGTGTTCCTCGTGTCCAAAGTCCTGCCGAGCAATGCCTCGCGTAAAGGCACCATCATTGCCTGCGAGCGCTCGCTGAAGCGGCTCAATACCGATCGGCTCGATTGCTATCTGCTGCACTGGCGCGGGCAGGTTCCGCTTTCTGAAACGGTGGCGGCCTTCGAGGAGTTGAAGGCGGCCGGCAAGATCGCATCATGGGGCGTCAGCAATTTCGACGCCGACGATCTCAATGAACTGTCACGCGTCGCCGGTAAGGGAGCCATTGCTTGTAACCAGGTGCTCTATCACTTGCAGGAACGCGCCATCGAACATCGCGTCATCCCATGGTGCGAGCGTCATGGCGTGGCCGTCGTCGCCTATTCGCCGTTCGGGCACAATGATTTCCCCTCGGCGCGCTCACCCGGTGGTGTGCTGCTGGCCCGGATCGCGGCAAGCCACGGCGCCAGCCCGCGTCAAGTCGCGCTGGCTTTCCTGACGCGGCGTCCCGCGATTTTTGCCATTCCAAAAGGATCCTCCGCCGCCCATGCCGCCGATAACGCCGCGGCGGGGGATCTCGTGCTCAGCGAGGCCGAGATGGGAGAAATCGATAAGGCGTTCCCGCGCGGGCGCGAGCCGTCGAGCCTGCCGATGCTGTGA
- a CDS encoding ABC transporter substrate-binding protein: MTRHVLAWAAALALSTTMMSTPSLAQVSDDVVRIGVLTDLSSWGRDNSGPGSVEAARMAVEEFGKTVLGKPIEIISADHQMKSDVGVQVARNWFDNGKVDAVVDIPNSAIAIAVHNLARERNRIALLSGPGSSALTDELCSPNTVQFAYDTYALSKVTASAVIAEGGKSWYFITADYAFGSQLENDATRFIKASGGTVVGGVRHPTNTADFSSFALQAQNSKANVVAFANAGQDTDNSIKQSGEFGLVKGGQKLVGLLMFDTDVHAIGLEAAQGTYLTTASYWNMNDKTRAWSKKFFAKTNVMPTMIQTGVYGAVLHYLKAIKEAGTDDHAKVMAKMRELPIEDTFVHGGKLREDGRVIRDMYLAKVKKPSESKEPWDYLDIVKTVKGEDAYRPVSESKCPC; encoded by the coding sequence ATGACGCGCCACGTGCTGGCGTGGGCCGCTGCGCTCGCGCTTTCGACCACCATGATGTCCACACCATCCCTCGCGCAGGTTTCCGACGATGTCGTACGCATCGGCGTGCTGACCGACCTGTCGAGCTGGGGCCGCGACAATAGCGGCCCGGGCTCCGTCGAAGCCGCCCGAATGGCGGTGGAGGAATTCGGCAAGACCGTGCTCGGCAAGCCCATCGAGATCATCAGCGCCGATCACCAGATGAAGTCCGATGTCGGCGTGCAAGTCGCGCGCAACTGGTTCGACAATGGCAAGGTCGACGCCGTCGTCGATATCCCGAACTCCGCCATCGCCATCGCGGTCCACAATCTCGCCCGCGAGCGCAACAGGATCGCGCTTTTGTCCGGCCCCGGCTCCAGCGCCCTCACCGATGAGCTGTGCAGCCCCAACACCGTGCAGTTCGCCTACGACACCTATGCGCTGTCGAAGGTGACGGCCTCGGCCGTGATCGCCGAAGGCGGCAAGTCCTGGTACTTCATCACGGCCGACTATGCCTTCGGCAGCCAGCTCGAAAACGACGCCACGCGCTTCATCAAGGCGAGCGGCGGCACCGTGGTCGGCGGCGTGCGTCATCCCACCAACACTGCGGACTTCTCGTCCTTCGCCCTGCAGGCGCAGAACTCCAAGGCGAATGTCGTCGCCTTCGCCAATGCCGGCCAGGACACCGACAATTCCATCAAGCAATCCGGCGAATTCGGCCTCGTCAAAGGCGGACAGAAACTCGTCGGCCTCCTGATGTTCGATACCGACGTGCACGCCATCGGTCTTGAGGCTGCACAGGGCACCTATCTCACCACCGCCTCCTACTGGAACATGAACGACAAGACCCGCGCCTGGTCGAAGAAATTCTTCGCCAAGACCAATGTCATGCCGACCATGATCCAGACGGGCGTCTATGGCGCGGTGCTGCATTATCTAAAGGCGATCAAGGAAGCCGGCACCGACGATCACGCCAAGGTCATGGCGAAGATGCGCGAACTGCCCATCGAGGACACTTTCGTGCATGGCGGCAAGCTGCGCGAGGACGGCCGCGTCATCCGCGACATGTATCTCGCCAAGGTCAAGAAGCCCTCGGAGTCCAAGGAGCCGTGGGACTATCTCGACATAGTCAAGACGGTGAAAGGCGAAGACGCCTATCGCCCCGTCTCGGAATCCAAGTGCCCCTGCTGA
- a CDS encoding FAD-dependent oxidoreductase: MASDPATVFDVYECDVLVAGSGCSGMSAAITAKHGGLDVVIVEKEPRFGGTTARSGGWLWVPGTSLAKAWGIHESPDQARTYLRHEAGNSFDAARVDAFLTAGPEAIDFFTTQTAVRFDMPLTFPDYDAEAPGGTQGGRSMVARPFDGRELGDNINDIGAPLPELTVFGIMLGSGKDIIHFMRATKSLTSAIYVAKRLSKHLKDVLSHGRGMTLTNGNALAGRLAKSAFDLKIPLWLSSPVRELIVENGHVRGAIIERGGKRVRVIARRGVVLACGGFPHDVERRKAMFPHAPTGREHYSPGPTGNTGDGLRLAESAGGRVEDSLPNAAAWVPVSVTHRKDGSKGVMPHFIDRAKPGVIAVLRDGTRFANEGNSYHAFVQEMMRATKPGDEMAAWLVCDHRALRQYGLGAVPPFPMPIGHYLNSGYLIKGATLDELANNAGFDVGAFATTVAQFNAGAVNGHDPAFGKGSRAYNRYQGDAQHGPNPCVAPIETGPFYAIKMVIGDLGTYAGIKTDAHARALDSNGEVITGLYAAGNDMASIMGGNYPGAGITLGPALTFGYIAGRHLAGKPVAA; the protein is encoded by the coding sequence ATGGCCAGCGATCCAGCAACCGTGTTTGATGTCTATGAGTGCGACGTGCTGGTCGCTGGCTCCGGCTGTTCCGGCATGTCGGCGGCGATCACTGCCAAACATGGCGGGCTCGATGTGGTGATCGTCGAGAAGGAGCCGCGCTTCGGCGGCACCACGGCCCGCTCTGGCGGCTGGCTGTGGGTGCCCGGCACTTCGCTCGCGAAAGCCTGGGGCATTCATGAAAGCCCCGATCAGGCCCGCACCTATCTGCGCCACGAAGCCGGCAACAGCTTTGACGCAGCGCGCGTCGATGCCTTCCTCACCGCAGGCCCCGAAGCGATCGACTTCTTCACCACCCAGACGGCGGTGCGCTTCGACATGCCGCTGACCTTCCCGGATTACGATGCCGAAGCGCCGGGCGGCACCCAGGGCGGCCGTTCCATGGTTGCGCGCCCGTTCGATGGCCGCGAACTCGGTGACAACATCAACGATATCGGCGCGCCGCTGCCCGAACTCACGGTGTTCGGCATCATGCTCGGCTCCGGCAAGGACATCATCCATTTCATGCGCGCGACCAAATCGCTGACCTCCGCGATCTATGTGGCCAAACGGCTGTCGAAGCATCTGAAGGATGTGCTGAGCCATGGCCGCGGCATGACCCTCACCAACGGCAACGCGCTGGCCGGCCGCCTCGCAAAGTCCGCTTTCGATCTCAAGATCCCGCTCTGGCTGTCGTCGCCGGTGCGCGAACTGATCGTCGAGAACGGCCATGTCCGCGGCGCCATCATCGAGCGCGGCGGCAAGCGCGTGCGCGTCATCGCGCGCCGCGGCGTCGTGCTGGCCTGTGGTGGCTTCCCGCATGATGTCGAACGCCGCAAGGCGATGTTCCCGCATGCGCCCACTGGCCGCGAGCATTATTCACCCGGCCCCACCGGCAATACCGGCGACGGACTGCGCCTCGCCGAATCCGCCGGCGGCCGCGTCGAGGATTCACTGCCGAACGCCGCCGCCTGGGTGCCGGTCTCGGTTACCCATCGCAAGGATGGCAGCAAAGGCGTGATGCCGCATTTCATCGATCGCGCGAAGCCCGGCGTCATCGCCGTGCTGCGCGACGGCACGCGCTTCGCCAATGAAGGCAACTCCTATCACGCCTTCGTTCAGGAAATGATGCGCGCGACAAAGCCCGGCGACGAGATGGCCGCCTGGCTCGTCTGCGATCATCGCGCACTGCGCCAATACGGTCTCGGCGCCGTGCCGCCGTTCCCCATGCCGATCGGCCATTATCTGAACTCCGGCTATCTCATCAAAGGTGCGACGCTGGACGAACTCGCAAACAATGCCGGCTTCGATGTGGGTGCCTTCGCAACGACCGTTGCGCAATTCAATGCCGGTGCCGTCAACGGCCACGATCCCGCCTTCGGCAAGGGCTCGCGCGCCTATAACCGTTATCAGGGCGATGCACAGCATGGCCCCAATCCCTGCGTGGCCCCCATCGAGACCGGGCCGTTCTATGCCATCAAGATGGTCATCGGCGATCTCGGCACCTATGCCGGCATCAAGACCGACGCGCATGCACGCGCGCTGGACAGCAATGGCGAGGTGATCACCGGCCTCTATGCCGCCGGCAACGACATGGCGAGCATCATGGGCGGCAATTATCCCGGCGCCGGCATCACCCTCGGCCCCGCGCTCACCTTCGGCTATATCGCCGGCCGGCATCTCGCCGGCAAACCGGTGGCGGCCTGA
- a CDS encoding SDR family NAD(P)-dependent oxidoreductase: protein MTVFAPDLLIGQLALVTGAGNGNGRAIALGLAAHGADVVVTDIDEKAATDTARAIEATGPRAWHHRLDVTDVIACRKLAETIRGEAGDISILINNAGIIIREGIDSERAAENWRRVLDVNLNGVFNVTHAFLPSLRARRGSVINLGSIASFVGVADTLGYSPSKGGVKLLTQALARELAKDGIRVNALAPGVIETAMTEGTRNDPARLAGFLGRTPLGRVGQPAELVGPVVFLASDMASYVNGATLPVDGGFLAV from the coding sequence ATGACCGTGTTCGCCCCCGATCTGCTGATTGGCCAGCTGGCGCTCGTCACCGGCGCCGGCAACGGCAATGGCCGCGCCATCGCACTCGGGCTTGCCGCCCACGGCGCCGACGTCGTTGTGACCGATATCGACGAGAAAGCAGCGACGGACACCGCACGCGCCATCGAAGCCACGGGTCCGCGCGCATGGCATCACCGCCTTGATGTCACCGATGTCATCGCCTGCCGCAAACTTGCGGAGACGATCCGTGGTGAAGCCGGCGACATCTCCATTCTCATCAACAATGCCGGCATCATCATCCGCGAGGGCATCGATTCCGAGCGTGCGGCAGAAAACTGGCGCCGCGTGCTCGACGTCAATCTCAATGGCGTCTTTAACGTCACCCACGCGTTCCTGCCGTCGCTGCGCGCACGTCGCGGCAGCGTGATCAATCTCGGCTCCATTGCTTCCTTTGTCGGCGTTGCCGATACGCTCGGCTATTCGCCCTCCAAAGGCGGCGTCAAGCTGCTGACGCAGGCTCTGGCACGCGAACTCGCGAAAGACGGCATACGCGTCAATGCGCTGGCCCCCGGCGTGATCGAGACTGCCATGACCGAAGGCACGCGCAACGATCCCGCCCGTCTCGCGGGCTTTCTCGGCCGCACGCCACTTGGCCGCGTCGGCCAGCCCGCAGAACTCGTCGGCCCCGTGGTGTTCCTCGCCTCCGACATGGCCTCCTATGTGAACGGCGCGACCTTGCCTGTGGATGGCGGCTTCCTCGCCGTGTAA
- a CDS encoding IclR family transcriptional regulator, with protein MAKESRGIQSIEVGGELLQALARNGEPMMLRDLAREAGMAPAKAHPYLVSFSRIGLVEQDPSTGRYEFGALALELGIVTLRRLSAVRVATPAITALAAQIDHAVSLAIWGTHGPTVVRLEEPSHPVHIAMRVGSTMSLLETATGRIFAAFLPPATINAAIDEGLDRLSIGYDPQRETKGPAVDKVLADVRHRGLARAVAEPLRGVNAFSAPVFDHSGAVVLSITAMGAVGTFDVNWSSPIAKALLDCTHAISRRLGHGVKD; from the coding sequence ATGGCTAAAGAGAGTCGCGGCATTCAGTCGATCGAGGTCGGCGGAGAATTGCTGCAAGCGCTGGCGCGCAATGGTGAACCGATGATGCTGCGCGATCTCGCGCGCGAGGCCGGCATGGCCCCGGCCAAGGCACATCCCTATCTCGTCAGTTTTTCGCGCATTGGCCTGGTCGAGCAGGATCCGTCCACCGGCCGCTATGAATTCGGCGCGCTGGCGCTCGAGCTCGGCATCGTCACGCTGCGGCGGCTGTCCGCCGTGCGCGTCGCGACACCGGCGATCACCGCGCTCGCCGCGCAGATCGACCATGCGGTGTCGCTCGCGATCTGGGGCACCCATGGCCCCACCGTGGTGCGCCTGGAAGAACCAAGCCATCCCGTTCACATCGCCATGCGCGTGGGCTCCACCATGTCGCTACTGGAGACCGCGACCGGCCGCATCTTCGCTGCCTTCCTGCCGCCGGCCACCATCAACGCAGCCATCGACGAAGGCCTCGATCGCCTTTCCATCGGCTATGATCCGCAGCGCGAGACCAAGGGCCCCGCCGTGGACAAGGTCCTCGCCGATGTCCGCCACCGCGGCCTCGCGCGCGCCGTCGCCGAGCCTCTGCGCGGCGTCAACGCATTCTCTGCACCAGTGTTCGACCACAGCGGCGCCGTCGTCCTCTCCATCACCGCCATGGGCGCCGTCGGCACCTTCGACGTCAACTGGAGCAGCCCGATCGCCAAAGCGCTGCTCGACTGCACGCACGCGATTTCACGACGGCTGGGGCATGGAGTGAAGGATTAA
- a CDS encoding type II toxin-antitoxin system HigB family toxin → MRVISNSALVAFSGKHPAAGILLQVWRKIIASRAFANFSELKTTFNTVDRVGAFYVFDIGGNKFRIVASIHFDKQRLYVRHVFTHKEYDSWKP, encoded by the coding sequence ATGAGGGTCATTTCGAACAGCGCGCTGGTAGCCTTCTCAGGTAAGCATCCTGCAGCGGGCATTCTATTACAGGTCTGGCGCAAGATTATCGCATCGCGCGCGTTCGCGAATTTCTCTGAATTGAAGACTACCTTCAATACCGTCGATCGCGTAGGCGCCTTCTATGTTTTCGACATTGGCGGCAACAAATTCAGGATTGTTGCTTCGATCCATTTCGACAAACAGCGTCTCTATGTGAGACACGTCTTCACACACAAGGAGTATGATTCATGGAAGCCGTGA
- a CDS encoding helix-turn-helix domain-containing protein, whose amino-acid sequence MEAVNLSRTDVDDIAEHLNAISARIPLRRIKTKRDYKAATAALNALLDSGGADENAPLATLVTLLGDLIGEYEETQSPPDSTSPADTLRFLMDQHRLNQSDLPEIGSQGVVSEILRGKRDLNVRQIKLLAERFNVGVQAFV is encoded by the coding sequence ATGGAAGCCGTGAACCTGTCTCGTACCGATGTGGATGATATCGCCGAACATCTCAACGCTATTTCGGCTCGCATTCCCTTGCGCCGGATCAAGACAAAGCGTGACTACAAGGCAGCAACGGCTGCGCTGAATGCGCTGCTCGATTCAGGCGGCGCGGACGAAAATGCGCCGCTGGCCACGTTGGTCACATTGCTCGGCGACCTGATCGGCGAATACGAGGAGACGCAATCCCCTCCTGACTCGACATCCCCGGCCGATACGCTGCGCTTCTTGATGGATCAACACCGTCTCAATCAGAGCGACCTTCCGGAAATCGGCAGCCAGGGCGTCGTCTCGGAGATTCTGCGCGGAAAACGCGACCTGAACGTCCGGCAGATCAAACTTCTGGCCGAGCGGTTCAATGTTGGAGTCCAAGCCTTCGTTTGA